Proteins co-encoded in one Alphaproteobacteria bacterium genomic window:
- a CDS encoding J domain-containing protein, whose protein sequence is MAQAATSYFDGWNDYDFSPPYTPKNLRTDVSIQVAHVEQMVEKSLKNLQSTYVQMQQVETELQAFLKSYLSQVSVFFEQLEQLRQEIADVDKKIYQATSKRKRRLERIRGEDVQMRHLLREKLPTLPIDLQHNAWHDEMKTIYHRLIKLYHPDTRQERYSTQVMQLINQAYEKNSIWAMREIEHSLVEHAMASKDTPESKLARLRERLDEISQSTAMATERRARLLCSEAWRIKQRMEQDKYFVEIIIHRVKMQIAQAQQILVKKRIEYKAAFC, encoded by the coding sequence ATGGCTCAGGCTGCAACCTCTTATTTCGATGGTTGGAATGACTATGATTTCAGCCCGCCTTATACTCCCAAAAATCTGAGAACCGATGTGTCTATTCAGGTGGCACATGTGGAGCAGATGGTGGAAAAAAGCCTTAAAAATCTGCAAAGTACATATGTGCAAATGCAGCAGGTGGAAACGGAGTTGCAGGCTTTTTTAAAAAGCTACCTGTCGCAGGTAAGTGTTTTCTTCGAACAGTTAGAGCAGCTCAGGCAAGAAATTGCTGATGTTGATAAAAAGATTTATCAGGCAACGTCAAAGCGCAAACGCAGATTAGAACGTATTCGCGGCGAAGACGTGCAAATGAGACATTTGCTGCGTGAAAAACTGCCGACGCTACCCATAGATTTGCAGCACAATGCGTGGCATGATGAAATGAAAACAATTTATCACCGTTTAATTAAGTTGTATCATCCCGATACGAGGCAAGAGCGCTATAGCACCCAGGTGATGCAACTGATTAATCAGGCTTACGAAAAAAACAGCATCTGGGCCATGCGAGAAATAGAGCATAGTCTGGTGGAGCATGCGATGGCGAGTAAAGATACTCCCGAGAGCAAGCTGGCTCGGTTGCGTGAACGATTGGACGAAATTTCACAATCTACTGCAATGGCGACGGAACGCAGGGCGCGATTATTGTGCAGCGAGGCGTGGCGTATCAAACAGCGCATGGAGCAAGACAAGTATTTTGTGGAAATTATTATTCATCGCGTAAAGATGCAAATTGCACAGGCGCAACAAATATTGGTGAAAAAACGTATAGAATACAAAGCGGCTTTTTGCTAG
- a CDS encoding YifB family Mg chelatase-like AAA ATPase, whose product MVAHIKTVAFEGIDVTPVDVQVQIGPGLPAFTVVGLPDKAVAESRERVRAALNSIGLALPAKKIIVNLAPADLAKEGSHFDLPIALGVLVAMGVVPSDAVQNYVALGELSLDGSLLPVAGVLPAALMAVSANAGIICPEASGAEAVWAGETLEVLAASSLLAYINHVKGRQILNPPAMPNPQQVPKSQNYMPDLREVKGQATARRALEVAAAGGHNLLMIGPPGSGKSLLASCLPSILPAMQAKEMLESSIIASVSGMLQEGRLTTTRPYRDPHHSSSMAAIVGGGRKALPGEISLAHCGVLFMDEFPEFPRGVLESLRQPLETGKVTIARAQAHVTYPADFQLIAAMKPVRSGYWDDAGRACNKAPRCAVYYHSKISGPLLDRIDIHIEVPAVDTLSMLADGGGESSAEVAPRVQRAQERQAERYVKLGLENRLNASVRGEVLAEIAPLEPDAKTMLEEATRQMQLSMRGYTRVLRVARTIADMAANDTIQKGHIAEAITYRQLSFGR is encoded by the coding sequence GTGGTTGCGCATATAAAAACGGTGGCCTTTGAAGGAATAGATGTAACACCGGTGGATGTACAGGTGCAAATAGGCCCCGGACTGCCTGCTTTTACTGTGGTTGGGCTGCCGGATAAGGCGGTGGCAGAATCGCGGGAGCGCGTGCGTGCAGCCCTAAATTCCATAGGGTTAGCTTTGCCTGCAAAGAAGATTATTGTTAATCTTGCGCCAGCAGATCTGGCCAAAGAAGGCAGCCACTTTGATCTTCCTATTGCGTTGGGAGTTTTGGTGGCAATGGGGGTTGTGCCATCGGATGCGGTGCAGAACTATGTGGCATTAGGCGAACTCTCGCTTGATGGCAGTTTATTGCCGGTGGCAGGTGTGTTGCCCGCAGCGCTTATGGCTGTATCTGCGAATGCCGGTATCATTTGTCCTGAAGCTTCGGGGGCAGAAGCAGTATGGGCAGGAGAAACTCTTGAAGTGTTGGCCGCTTCATCTTTGCTAGCCTATATCAATCATGTAAAAGGGCGGCAAATTCTCAACCCACCTGCAATGCCGAATCCTCAACAGGTGCCGAAAAGCCAAAATTATATGCCGGATTTGCGCGAGGTGAAAGGGCAAGCCACTGCTCGACGCGCTTTGGAAGTAGCCGCAGCCGGAGGACATAATTTGCTAATGATTGGCCCTCCAGGTTCGGGAAAGTCGCTGCTGGCTTCGTGTTTGCCAAGTATACTGCCCGCCATGCAGGCAAAGGAAATGCTGGAATCCAGCATCATCGCCAGCGTGTCTGGTATGTTGCAAGAAGGGCGATTGACAACTACCCGCCCCTATCGTGACCCGCATCATTCCTCATCCATGGCGGCGATTGTAGGCGGTGGACGTAAAGCATTGCCCGGAGAAATTTCGCTAGCGCATTGTGGTGTGCTATTCATGGATGAATTCCCTGAATTTCCGCGTGGCGTGCTGGAGTCGCTTCGCCAACCGCTGGAAACTGGCAAGGTTACGATTGCCCGCGCTCAGGCGCATGTGACTTACCCAGCAGATTTTCAGCTGATAGCCGCAATGAAACCCGTACGGTCTGGTTATTGGGACGATGCAGGACGTGCCTGCAACAAAGCTCCGCGCTGTGCGGTTTATTATCATTCAAAAATATCAGGACCATTGCTGGACCGCATTGATATTCATATTGAAGTGCCGGCGGTGGATACATTGAGTATGCTTGCCGATGGCGGTGGCGAATCGAGTGCAGAAGTGGCACCGCGTGTGCAGCGCGCACAGGAACGTCAGGCAGAGCGATATGTTAAGTTGGGGTTAGAGAATCGCTTAAATGCCTCGGTGCGCGGTGAAGTGCTGGCAGAAATCGCGCCATTGGAGCCGGACGCCAAAACAATGTTGGAGGAGGCAACGCGCCAAATGCAGCTTTCTATGCGTGGTTATACCCGCGTCTTGCGTGTGGCGCGTACAATTGCAGATATGGCGGCGAATGATACTATTCAAAAAGGGCATATTGCAGAAGCAATCACCTATCGCCAGCTTAGTTTCGGACGCTGA